From a single Loigolactobacillus coryniformis subsp. coryniformis KCTC 3167 = DSM 20001 genomic region:
- a CDS encoding YhgE/Pip family protein translates to MQTMKKHSRFLLLLGLIVIIPLLLLFIAMNFVAYEQQTSTSRINVAVVNQDQPAKFQGKTVALGTGVKKQLLHNHQVTWHFVSAKVANARLKDGTYLMKVTLPHNFSKNATTALNTKPKTSQIKVAMSDHNNFASHLITQQVAEKLRAEVVANVQAAYDQNVFTALKQLGSGVSQAHTGTQKLKTGTEKLSSGSQQLSSGLNELNSKTGTLSSGVYQLYSGSATLHTGVGAYTAGVSQLAGGISTLQSSVGPLASGVQKLATGGNQLNTGVDTYTNGVQQLATGISTLQSGVGPLASGVQKLATGGNQLTAQSSRLTNGAKQVATGINTLQSKVGPLATGVTQLADGSTSLQNGISAYTSGTKSAQTGSRQLASGLGQVNSSVQALPANVTKLNTALQQLETGSQAVADGILKVNQGVTSQDTQLTALSTGLEQMKTGLTSLHDQVNSTDVATTITRLQSQVSGLQSAVTTTTDSLTTIGANTASSAKAVAAIDASAVQASNLSAAQKAAITGAIQTVGSAQQSNQTELQKIQTALTPLKSIDVTQLKTLAASVQSLQGAINQLYAGYVTGANGQTSLYAGSLSAIKGLRDVAANTGTSSELYQGATQVTGGLTQSVTGVNALSAQLPSLTTALAQLETGANSLNNGLTDITANSAKLNSGATQLTGGINTMNSQLPTLTSGVNQLASGSNQVASGVTQYTDGTGKVAAGLNTMNSQVPTLTSGVSQLDTGAQTLNANSPTLKSGAGQLAAGLNTLNGQVPTLTSGVIQLYTGSQTLNANSDALNTGTKRLAIGLATLNNQVPTLTSGVKQLDEGASQLDTGLAQENTGMLTLNNKLAAGSQQVSKLNFTSANVDHFVTPVASQTQADNLAKPLLSVLAPLVIFMVLFIGAVLTELGFNRYSQRFQAQPRLQKFGLLAAAIVLQAAGILVVTRWMGVTVAHPMTLLLLLLLGSGLFTLIVFNFDRWWGTLGVLATLAILFIQLIVSGGLLPNAMLSAVYQGISTILPGTYLLNGLNYALNDLATKPVINTVILFVFIVIFSLPFAFKRQLNALKHE, encoded by the coding sequence ATGCAGACGATGAAAAAGCATTCACGCTTTTTATTATTACTAGGCTTAATTGTCATTATTCCATTGCTATTATTATTCATCGCAATGAATTTTGTTGCATATGAGCAACAAACTAGCACTAGCCGGATTAATGTGGCGGTGGTCAATCAGGATCAACCCGCTAAGTTTCAAGGTAAGACGGTAGCGTTGGGGACGGGTGTAAAAAAACAATTATTACATAATCATCAAGTTACCTGGCATTTTGTTTCGGCTAAAGTTGCTAACGCGCGGCTTAAAGATGGCACTTATTTGATGAAAGTGACGTTGCCGCATAATTTTTCTAAGAATGCGACCACGGCACTGAACACGAAACCAAAAACCAGTCAAATCAAGGTGGCCATGTCAGATCATAACAATTTTGCTTCTCATTTGATCACACAACAGGTTGCTGAAAAATTACGCGCCGAAGTAGTTGCTAACGTACAGGCAGCTTACGATCAAAATGTGTTTACTGCATTGAAGCAATTGGGTAGCGGCGTCAGTCAAGCACATACTGGTACCCAGAAATTAAAAACAGGTACAGAGAAATTAAGTTCTGGTAGTCAACAATTAAGCAGTGGGCTGAATGAACTAAATAGCAAGACAGGGACGCTGTCATCAGGGGTCTATCAGCTGTATTCAGGTAGTGCAACGTTACATACAGGTGTTGGTGCCTACACAGCAGGCGTCAGTCAATTAGCTGGCGGTATCAGTACCTTACAAAGTAGTGTTGGTCCATTAGCTAGTGGCGTGCAAAAGTTAGCAACTGGTGGCAACCAATTAAATACCGGGGTTGACACCTACACAAATGGGGTGCAACAACTCGCTACTGGTATCAGTACCTTACAAAGTGGTGTTGGTCCACTTGCTAGTGGCGTGCAAAAGCTAGCAACTGGTGGCAACCAATTAACGGCCCAATCAAGTCGGCTAACTAATGGGGCTAAGCAAGTTGCTACTGGTATTAATACGCTGCAAAGTAAGGTTGGTCCGTTAGCTACTGGGGTAACACAATTGGCTGATGGTTCAACTAGCTTGCAGAATGGGATTTCCGCCTATACAAGTGGGACAAAATCAGCGCAAACCGGAAGTCGTCAATTGGCGTCTGGATTAGGCCAAGTCAACAGTTCCGTACAGGCTTTACCAGCAAACGTTACTAAATTAAATACGGCCTTACAACAATTAGAGACCGGCAGCCAAGCTGTTGCTGATGGCATTCTAAAAGTTAATCAAGGTGTGACTAGCCAAGATACACAATTAACGGCATTAAGTACTGGCTTAGAGCAAATGAAAACTGGGTTGACCTCATTGCATGATCAGGTCAATAGTACGGATGTCGCCACAACGATTACACGATTACAAAGTCAGGTGAGCGGCTTACAAAGTGCCGTTACAACAACAACCGACAGTTTGACAACGATTGGCGCGAATACTGCTAGCTCAGCTAAAGCTGTTGCAGCAATCGATGCCAGTGCGGTTCAAGCTAGTAATTTAAGCGCGGCACAAAAAGCTGCGATCACCGGGGCAATACAAACTGTTGGTAGCGCCCAACAAAGCAATCAAACTGAATTACAAAAAATTCAAACTGCGTTAACACCTTTAAAATCGATCGACGTGACCCAGCTAAAAACATTAGCTGCTAGCGTTCAATCATTACAAGGGGCAATCAATCAACTATATGCTGGTTATGTAACTGGGGCAAACGGGCAAACTTCATTATATGCTGGTAGCTTAAGTGCAATTAAGGGCTTACGTGATGTTGCTGCCAATACTGGTACCAGCAGCGAACTATATCAAGGAGCAACTCAAGTTACTGGTGGATTAACGCAAAGTGTTACTGGCGTCAATGCATTGTCAGCACAATTACCAAGTTTAACAACGGCATTAGCGCAACTTGAAACTGGTGCCAATAGTTTAAACAATGGTTTAACTGACATAACGGCTAATTCAGCTAAATTAAATTCTGGGGCAACGCAATTAACCGGTGGGATCAACACGATGAATAGCCAGTTACCAACTTTAACGAGTGGGGTCAATCAATTGGCTTCAGGCTCGAATCAAGTTGCTAGTGGGGTTACTCAGTACACTGATGGCACTGGAAAAGTTGCGGCTGGTTTGAACACGATGAATAGCCAAGTACCAACGCTAACTTCCGGCGTGTCCCAACTTGATACCGGCGCGCAAACGTTAAATGCTAATTCCCCGACACTAAAATCTGGTGCTGGACAATTAGCCGCTGGCCTGAATACACTGAACGGTCAAGTCCCAACGCTGACTTCCGGTGTGATCCAGCTTTATACAGGTTCACAAACGTTAAATGCTAATTCCGATGCTTTAAATACGGGTACTAAGCGGTTAGCCATCGGGTTGGCCACATTAAATAATCAGGTACCAACGCTAACTTCTGGTGTCAAACAATTAGATGAGGGCGCAAGCCAATTGGATACTGGTTTAGCGCAGGAAAATACTGGCATGTTGACGTTGAATAATAAGTTAGCTGCTGGTAGCCAACAAGTCAGCAAGTTGAACTTTACTTCAGCTAATGTTGATCATTTTGTGACTCCAGTTGCGAGCCAAACACAGGCGGATAATTTAGCTAAACCATTATTATCTGTGTTAGCACCATTAGTGATCTTCATGGTGCTATTTATCGGCGCAGTCTTGACCGAATTAGGTTTCAATCGTTATAGTCAACGTTTCCAAGCACAACCACGTTTGCAGAAATTCGGTTTATTAGCCGCTGCAATCGTGCTCCAAGCTGCTGGTATTTTGGTCGTTACTCGGTGGATGGGCGTCACAGTGGCGCATCCAATGACGTTATTGCTGTTATTGTTACTGGGTAGCGGACTATTTACATTGATCGTCTTTAACTTTGATCGTTGGTGGGGAACTTTAGGCGTTTTAGCAACGCTAGCGATTCTCTTTATTCAACTAATTGTTTCTGGCGGCTTATTGCCTAATGCAATGTTATCGGCAGTTTATCAAGGCATTAGTACTATTTTACCGGGCACTTATTTACTAAATGGACTAAATTACGCGTTAAACGATTTGGCGACTAAACCAGTGATCAATACAGTTATTTTATTTGTATTTATTGTTATTTTTAGCCTACCATTTGCCTTTAAACGACAATTAAACGCGCTAAAACATGAATAA
- a CDS encoding ABC transporter ATP-binding protein yields MQVKQLSYTYPQQKRGIDRLDFTIEPGSMTAVIGPNGSGKSTLFKLLARELKPTAGTIYLDQQPITMFSAKAYARKVAVVHQHNLLYDDISVLDLVRFGQLPYHSLLAEPDDAAIKPILDYLELTPLQQQSMAELSGGQQQRVWLALALAQQPEYLLLDEPTTYLDLHFQASFMELLAKLNREMHLTIVMILHDLNQARHFSQQVLMLADGAIVAAGTPQAVITPARLREVFQINTELIATTQGEFIAQLPNQSTAN; encoded by the coding sequence ATGCAAGTTAAACAATTGAGCTATACCTATCCGCAACAAAAACGGGGGATTGATCGTTTGGATTTTACGATCGAACCGGGGAGCATGACGGCGGTGATTGGGCCAAATGGATCTGGTAAATCAACACTGTTTAAATTATTAGCCCGGGAACTCAAGCCAACTGCAGGAACGATCTATTTAGACCAGCAGCCGATCACGATGTTTTCCGCTAAAGCTTATGCACGTAAAGTGGCGGTCGTTCATCAGCATAATTTATTATATGACGATATTTCTGTTCTTGATTTGGTTCGTTTTGGCCAATTACCATACCATTCGCTGCTGGCGGAACCTGATGATGCCGCGATCAAACCAATTTTGGATTATTTAGAATTGACGCCACTGCAACAGCAAAGTATGGCCGAATTATCAGGCGGACAGCAGCAACGGGTCTGGTTGGCGTTGGCTTTAGCACAGCAACCGGAGTACTTGCTGTTAGATGAGCCAACGACTTATTTAGATCTTCACTTCCAAGCTAGCTTCATGGAATTATTGGCTAAGTTAAATCGAGAAATGCATTTAACGATCGTGATGATTTTACATGATTTAAATCAGGCGCGCCATTTTAGTCAGCAGGTACTGATGTTAGCGGATGGCGCAATCGTTGCTGCTGGTACGCCACAAGCTGTGATCACACCGGCACGGCTGCGCGAAGTTTTTCAAATTAATACTGAATTGATCGCGACGACTCAAGGTGAGTTTATCGCTCAATTGCCTAATCAATCGACAGCAAATTAG